The DNA region TTAGACGACGAACGTACGTGCAACGTCCGAAGTGAATCAAACTGCttttaaaacataataatatgaagaattttaattattttagtaaTATTATCCGAATATAAGATCAaaacgaaatacaaaaaatattacaatgaaaGGTTCGAACATAATTAATTGTATGTAGATGTACGATTTAGCCTATTTTACTCGTGTTTGTTTGATCTATTCATAATACATAGTTTACTTTTTGACAGTTTGCGTATGATGATGCGAATGAATTACAaaactattttattaacattgatTGTTGCTGTAGCAAGTTCTCTATTAACATCATGGAACAATTGTGGTTATCCTTTTTTCCTAAGGCCACCAGATTGGAAATATCAATTTCAACATAAGGTTAGTAAATCTTTTCAATCGACTTCAATCAacgatatattcattattacaaatttaaaacCATGATTGTACCtacaatatttatgaattgaattatttttaaggaaAAAGTGAATAATGAACCTGGATATCAAGAAATAGATTGCTCTATAAATGGCGATTATTCAATTGGGTGTCGCAAAGAAGGAGATGAAGTATACATaccattttcattcattcataaataCTTTGAAGTAAGTATTACTCGGGTAATGCGTGTACAGTTTAGCctgttaaaaatttatgtgacataatataaatagatttatgGTAAATTGGCAACATACGATGGATTAGAAAGATTTGAGTGGTTACATAGTTATTCAAAAATTGTAACCCCCAAGGGTAAATATGATCCTCGAGGAGTATTCATgacatttgaaaattataatgtcgaagttagagagagagtaaagtgTGTTAGCGGCAGCGACGGTGTACCAATATCCACGCAATGGGAAAGTCAAGGATATTATTATCCGACTCAAATTGCCCAATTTGGACTGTCGCATTATAGCAAAAATTTAACAGAACCTGAACCTTATAGGAAATTAATAGAAGATTCCGATAAAGTAAAACAAGAATGGTCTGTTCCTCAAGGATGTGTTATTTCTAGAATATATGACAAACAAGTTAATAGCTATGTTATGAAATTTGCAACACCTGAGACTAGTACTTCTGGAATAAGTTTAAAACTGGATCATGTATTAGATTTGGTATTAAAATGGGATCTAAACATTAAGGATAATGGTAGCATAACAGTTGCATTACAatctagagaaaaaaaagatacatattaCTTGCATTACACTGCAAATAATGTAATGttatatacctataaaaatcatatatattatggaATTGGGCAAATTAATCATCAGTGGAGACGTTTTACTAGAGATTTAGTCATTGATTTACAAAAAGGATTATATCTgaatgataaaagtaaaaagaaactttcaaGATCTAAATTAAAGGTAACTACATATCATTTCAATAAGCaagttgattaaaaaatttaataaataattcaatttatatttttataatagatcgttaaaataatGCTTTATGGTTCTGGAATGattgataatattacattGTCAACAAGCGAACATATGGAACAATTTTATGATGCTGCCAAATGGTTCGTTGCTAATCAAAATATTACATCCGGTGGATGGCCAAATCCAGTTAGAAGAAAAGTTTCTACTGGTATGGCTACATTGGAACCTGGATGGTATATTATTgcattttattcgtattaatcTTAATACAACGAATTCTCGATTGTGtaaagttaatatattaattattatgttaatgtaaaatattattttaggtATTCTAGCATGGGTCAAGGACATGCTATTTCGGTATTGGCACGGGCATATTATCAttctcgagaagaaaaatatttacaagctGCAGTCAGAGGTTTAAGGCCATTTAAATTATCATCTAGTAAAGGAGGTGTAGCAGCTCTGTTTTTAGGTAAATACATTTGGTACGAAGAATATCCTACAACACCACCTTCGTTTATTCTTAATGGGTTCATATACTCTCTCATTGGACTCtatgatttaaaaagtatAGCAACAAATAAAGATGCGTATGAGGCATCAAGATTATTTAATCAAGGAATGATCTCACTTAAAAATATGTTGACTTTGTACGATACCGGGTCGGGTACAACATATGATTTACGtcattttacattaaaaatagcTCCAAATTTAGCCAGATGGGATTATCATTCTACACATGTGAaccaacttcttcttcttaatacCATTGACAATGATCCACTATTTACTGCAACTGCAGAGAGATGGATCGGGTATATGAATGGTAAAAAAGCTgcacataattaattatatttacatatatttgtacttAAAACGACTACATTGTGTCctaatatctttattaatttttgatataatttctttatttgtttaaacttCACATTCTTagcgattttatttaaataaccgtggctataaaacgaaaaattatcaGGTACATGCGTTCAGTTGtttttgtatgtacatataaatgtttttataaaaattatgagtAGATCACATACGCTTGATAATATACATCATTCACTCATGAATCagttttttaaagatatttatatataattcatttatattatagaaaaaaatatagattattaaaggaaaataaaacaataattaattttcaatagagGTAATGATAAATGCTATCAAGTAAATTGGTtgtgtaaattaatttctgtGCAAGTATAATACATGTACTTAAGTAGTgaactttaattaaaatgcaaTCAGTTAATTTCTGCATGAAAAAATACTTgtaatctttaatatttaacatcaTTAATAGCAAATATCTATAAGAGCCTTGAGGAGCtgtcatataatatataaatttataccgagatatatatatatattaaaaatattatatattttaacacaCATAAAATAGGTCACCAACAAGCAGAAAAATTGAAGATTTTAGTAAGATAGGAcacttctttaaaaatatttttatctcttttcatttatcaaaatGACATAATTGGACTATACGCAAAGTAAAAGTATTATGGATatcttaataattcatttatatgttTAACAATATAACTTATTTGCATGTTTGCCTTCATTACTTAAATGTGCCTCATAGAaagtaaatgtaattattgtttaatttaatttaatacttattattccatgcaaattttttttcctattagaattattatttaacattccACATGTTGATAATGTGCaattcaatttcaattaatttgtatatttatggcttatatttaattataaggaAAAAATGGTTTGCTgtcatatttaatatcttattgcaaaaatagaaatatgtagatagacagatgaaaaatatcaatgcaATGTTTAGAAAAACAGGGTAGAAAATAACATTGGTGATAGTAGCATTTAGtgattgtatatttttttacactcAAAGCGATTGTAGTAACTCAGGAAATAATTTGCGAAAATTCTTAATTACTATTTTCATGTAAGTATAATGCTAAATATACTGGATCCCTTcattgaaatatgaaaataattgaatgttCTTTGAAATAGAAtcttaatatcatataaataagttAGATGATAGATATCGCACAAGAGTTACTCGTAATAACTAAATTAAGTATTGTTAAATTTCATACAAATtggttatatttattaagattaaataaaacacatcaatatacattttcttattataataatgtaaatataaactttCTGTAGTATAATCTAAGACTGTTATCATcaatcatattattaattaattattggatgcaatatatattatacatcttttgtattatgtattttatataggCTGTGTAACATGGACATGTTTGTAAGGCAtgctttaaaaatatcttatataatcattttaatcaAACAAATCCCATGTTAAAttatgaaagataataaaatttaaaaactaCACATATGCAGGATATGACTTTATTATGAAGCACTTATAccataaatgaaaataagactGTATGAGTGGTACTTCCTTTAACTTTTGTAACTTTGCTACGTGCATTATTATAAACTTCtgtttttgtataaatacCTTTTTTAGTAATTTCTACTGTTACTTTTTACATGTTAAGCTTATGAACACTTgctgtaacaaaaaaaaaagattaaaaggacaaattaaaatatgaacaTTAGCTCACATTAATAACTACATTTGATAGgggggagggaggaggagacaaaaaagagatcaattaaaaaatatgacgaGGTTGTCCATGATATACCTGAAATGGAAAGATAGTAATTtgaatatcaataaattacaagcatttaaaatctataaaaatgaagaaaatattaagacAGTAAAGCAACTTGTAAAtatgataacatttttatttctctagtTTTTCATAATGAGATGACAATTATCATATGTTTATGGCTTTCTCTTTGTTCCACATTATCTGCTTACATGCAGATTTTGCAAACCCTCctagatttttaaaatcagttttaaaatatgtaaaatacaaaaaaattatgcaGGCTGATATTAGTAATTACAATGTGTACACGCACAATTGATAggcatttgaaatatttattgtgtaacataaaaaaaggatataaatagCTATagaagtttatttttattgtataaaatatttaactctAATAGTTAATTACTTTAAGCAGAAGTTAATTAATTGCTACCTTTTGTGTGTTCTtctacagtatatatataaagctgttatttttatatttgtacgtGTGCACTTGTCAATTTATCAGCACATATGCTCGAAGCACAAGTTTAACATTTACATTGCTTTAAGACAATAAGAAAATTCCGTATATGTAAAAACTGGCAATGTATATTTCGTGCCAGAGTCAGACCAGAAAAAAACTAAGTTATTGTgtgtttatatctatatatgtatcctTTGAAATGTTGTGAATGGAGTATACTTGCGTAACAAAACAAATCTTTTCAATTCTATcccatattatttataacaatattaccTGCAAATactgaatagaaaaaaactgAATAGACAATAAATAgaacaaatacaaaattatctaTACAATTTCtagtatctattttttttatttattataagaaattctAATAAAGTCATTTGATGTATTATAGTATTACAAATTTCTGTTCTataggaaaatttatttttgttactaTAATCAAAAAAGTAAGTgcattgtataatataaaataaggaaaatgcTCAGCCTGCATTATGCAGAAAGGGTCGCGGCATCCacagtattatattttctgtGCTACATTTTAGATTTACAGTCTTAGTAAATTACTATAATGTGCATCTACACTTCATGTTCACCTCATCACCGCTACTATAtggttttattattcatatattcaaATTGCATGCTTACTCCTATGAATACATCTGTATGTGTTTTACAGGTTCGTGTATACAATGCCTTTGACGAATATGAATAATTCGACACAACACATTAGGTTGGCTTGGCTTGCATTACACATGTTTATTTACCAGAAGCATCATGTTATACCTATTAGTAAAAAGATCGTCAGTTTTTTCACAAGCAATTAACTTTCAATCTAACTTTTTGAATGTATGAGTTTATCCAGTATAAAGTGCGTGTTTCATTTAGAAATACGACAGGATTGATGCAAGAGTACCAAATTTTACTGAATCATTAGaaacatttctattatattcgtGCAAATTAAAACTGTAAAAAActttaaagttaataaaattccaagtataataaaatcaaaatctcttataaaagaaaaaatttagatatatttaaaatatgctttatgtttagaaaaaaataattagattagAGAATACAATATGGCTTTATAATAAGAGTATACGTTTATATTTGTTGGCTATTAGACAAaactgtttaaataaaataatagaaataaattaaataagataatagaaaCGACGTTATGAAAAACTACATGGCACAATGCTAATATATCAAATCACTGTTGCATCAatcctattttattatttttttccagtAGAACAATTTATGCTCCATTCATACAATCAATTATGTGATATTCtcttaattaaaaactatGACCATTTGACTTTATTCTTTGAAAccttaaatgatattattatctagATTTAGTATGTTCAATGAACATATTGCTCATACAAGTTttagtaaattaatattcatcaaAGGTTTCAAAGCAATATCaaacatatgtattttgtttGCACTACCTATTATGGTTCagtttactttatatttctcgataataaaaatacaagcaGTATAATGATGGTTGAAAAAACTCAATGTTGCAGGTGAATTTACTTGGTATGTGTATACATTATTGTATTCCTTATGTGTACAATGAATGTTGTGTCTATATGTGGCATGGAACTTGCTCGCATTGAACAAGCATGTATTTTATCTCTTGAAGAGACACCACAAAGAAAGAACAGGTCATATACTGATACTGATGTTGTATCATAAATTATGTTCTGTGGTATCTCTATAAAGCCAGATATCATTCCCCTACCTTGGCAACTACTTCCTTAAAACTGAACTTTTTATAGGAAGTAGTCTGGTGTCCGCCTAGTAACATGTGGTTCTCCACGTCTTGGTGCTGGGTCGAATTGAAGGCTAAAATACAATGATATGTTAGTAACATATTAAATAGTAACTACCATTgaacattatattaaaatgtgaTATTTACAATGAATACTTCAAAGCATCATCTAGTTCCATAATTGCAGCTTGATTGCCACAACGATAGCAATAATTAGGAGCAGAGAATATAGTTACAACATTACGGTCATGACACCTGAAATTTCAAACacgtaattaaagaaaaaatatttgatgaattaccaatttatacaaataatattaaaaatcaaatcaaatatattggTAAGTATATATACCAATTATATCCTTCCATAACCAATTGATGAGCTCTTGATACCAATGTGAGACCATTTGAATGATTAAATGTTTCTGATATATCTTGACCAAATGTATATCCTGCTCCTCGAGGAGAAATACCCCATCCTCCTCTGTCGTCAGGATCTGACCATAGCAAATCACACATTGGACCCTGTAAATAACACAATCAAGagttatttatatgtaacttATTGTATCACAACTAAAGTATTAACTGAACAACGTTGTACATACTTCATGTGGAACCTCTTGAAGACGATCTAAAGCTCTTATGTGATCTAAGGTATCAATTGAAGGTGATAGCCCACCatgtaaacaaaatatttgacCGTCAACCAATGCAGTCAATGGTAGGTAATCAAATAAATCCGTAAAGAACTTCCATACATTGGCATTTCCGTATTTACGTAAGCATTCATCGTAGAATCCATATACTTGTGTGATTTGTCTCGATTCATGATTACCACGCAGAATCGTTATTCTTTCTCGATATCTCAcctatagaaataatattacattttgaataaatttgataagatAATTATCAGATAAAATTTTGACTCCTATACCTTTAATGCAACAAGCAAAGTAACTGTTTCAACAGAGTAGTAGCCACGATCAACATAATCACCCATAAATAGGTAATTTGTGTCTGGAGATTTACCTCCTATTCTAAATAATTCCATTAAGTCATGGAATTGACCATGTACATCGCCACATACAGTTACTGGACATTTTACTTCTTGTACATTTGATTCTTTAGCCAAAATCTCTTTTgcctaaataaataaagaaatttgatttcaatatatataatgtgtttagataataatgattcataaataatacattttaatcaatataGTTCAATTACATTTCAACTTCGATTAGAacatataattgaaattttttaattattttatatatacatatatatatatacatacatacatatatatatatatatattcatatttaaatgtttgtatatttttttatatcttataatattgaaacttatattatttaaaacaacaaatcaattttattatgcaTTATTGCCATTACTTCTGAAATGTGGAAaactatttttaaaatcttataatttaataatatatccatataatttttgtctttttttgtcagaatttaacaaattttatttaaaaatgaatataattattgcaaTGATATTGTTATTCGTCGCAAAgagcaataaaattttaattttaataagaaaaaaatttgaagcTACTATAAACTTTAAGCGATAGCAAAAGATCCTAATCATAACTATTAAATTTGTCAAAGAATACAAGTTGTGGaagataaaaatctattttgtTAACACATCAAAATATCAAGTGGTACTACTCTcatgcaaaatataaaaaaacgcAATTAATCTCGAATACACGTATGACACATCCTTATCATATACCATGGTAAGGCAATTGCAGTAACTCTCTTACTTATCGCTTCCGATTTTGAAacatttaatgatttttatatataaaatataaaggagaattatataattacaaaagtaCAGGAAAAGTGAACCGGCTTTTTTACGAACGGCATAAATGGTACTAAGTACCTTGTCGCATAGAGTTTTCACTTGGCTTTCTGTCAGTTGTTTGCAGTCATTTAACTGTTCTATCCACTGATCAAGTTCCTTCAGTGACGCCTTTTCCTCCATTTTATAGATCTACACAATAtccgaaaaatataatacacttttagcacatataatataacgcTAAATAAGCTTATCTGTAAACTAAATCATTCGGTTTGACTGCAAAAGCTTCTCAATACAAATATTCCAATCGAGCACACACTCACAAAATGGCCGAGCACGAATGCTGATGGTGACGTCATATACGATTCATGTGTGCCCCTGCTAACTCTATCTTCTCTGTCTTCTTTCCAAAAGTAAATGGACCAATCAACGTTGcttgataaataattcttaccAATAGCATTTGAGGTTTACCTTTGATTTAACTTTCGCTACATAGGTACAAGCATTACTAAATCAGATTAATAacagtaaaaatattatctgcagattttcgaaacgaaaaataatctatacatttaaaacaatataatatattaataattaatctgtCAACATCTGCAATTCTTATCGTTATCAGATATTCAAACATTTGTTGATTCTTGcgttaaattttaaatattgaatgtTGTCATTATGTTTATTTGACTTCatcatttaaaagaatatttatggAATTTGATAtacattgatattaattattattttaaattataatgatgtttattgatattatattaaacacACATAGTCAGAGTTGTCATTGTATCGTTGTAAAAGCTGTTTCCGTTCGAATTGTATAACGTACTTCATATTTAACCATTTGAAAAGgtaatcatttaataataattcttacattacattatatatcgatagacGTAATTTTTATACTATTCTATCTAAAATCCGTACATTATGCATAACGTGCGTGCGAgttgattttgaaaaatcaatacTTCATTTATACTTGCAATAAATTGAATtcgttttatatcattaaaattttatatatttaacttggggaaaaaataacagaaattaTAACAAGACAAACAATATTTGATTCAAATCAGATaccattaatttatttttaatatcattatgtCTTGTGTTATTCGTAAAagtaacaatatatttatatatagggtatactatcgataaaaataatcaaagaattTACTTTAAACATCAAATAAAGAGTTACATTTAAgtgttacatatattatttactcattacatatatttatggaATCATTTTACGAGGTTaaccataaaaatatatgaaagtttacttatatatcatataaaagaaatattacttgtaataagattttatataaagctaaaagatatgaatatttttatgatttcaataatatcacatttattactttttatttttggagattaattatcttctaaaaaaatattaaagcaaAAAGTGCAAGATCGTTAAGAGAATATTTGTGACATTAAcgttatttatctttttatgttattttccTTCTATAACACTTGACACTTTTTATCTACAAAGTGTTGCATCTAGTTGTACGAGCCagggtaataataatttaatttttcgtcTATAATTTGAATCTTTTGAAACaggatttttttctaaatacacAGTTTGTAACTTTTTGTTAGCTACTAAACTCTCCACAGTTACCCAGTCTTCGATCTCATTGTTATTCACCTGtaaattcatttcaaaatgaaaaaaatagatcatatgaatgaatattggtaattatctttattatttcttacccAAAATTCCTCTAAATTTTGAAGATGTTGaatattctctatttttttaattttattgtttgtcAGGTCCAAAGTTGTCAAATTTGGACAATTTTCTAAgccttctatatatattattccattttcggataaatataattgatccAACTTTGTTAATTCTcctaaattttcaatttttgttatacGATTACTTTGTAGACTTAACAATTGGAGACTTTGTAAGCTTTCCAGATTTtgtattttagatattttatttttgccaagaaataaatttattaaatttgttaaatcatCTAAGTTTACAATTTctcgtattttattatcaccTAATTCCAGGGTggtaagattttttaaatgtgcaagattttcaatatatataattttatttgacgataagaataatttacgtaaattcaataaattatttaatccttcaattttttttatacgattaaaagaaagatccaAAAgtctgaaaaatataataatagattcgattaaaaaaaaaaattgatacttCCTAATGAAAATATGATAAGATATTAAACCAACTTACTCAAGATTTACAAGAGCatctaaattttctattatagtAATTTGGTTATCTCTAAGCTCTAATTCAACCAAAGTAGAAAGAGTATCAAggttttcaattttcttaattaaattccATGTAAAACATAATTTTCGTGTTTTTGTCAATGGCTCCAAATTCTCTAATTTTGTAAGCCTTGAATGATTGAAATCTAATtcctaaaataatatattatatagtatatgtatatatagatatatataaatatactttgtttttttactgTTTGTTCAAATACACACTTCGCTATCAGGATCTATAATGAGAATCTTTTCCGTCTCTTCGGCCTCAGCATCATCATCTTGTTGTTCCATTTCAACTGATCCTTCACTCCTGTCTTCTtctaaaaaatacattttatgatataacctaaaatatatatttgttataaaattgtCAGTTACTAAAGTAAACTTTACCATTGTTAGCCATTCTCGATCTTATTTATGAATgcaataatatactttttttcttaagactGATAAAATGcgtttgtttaattataaactaaATAATCTTTCAGCATTAGCTTCGCAACTTCATAAGATTGAAACAGAAAGCTGAAAATAATTCACTAGATCGTGTAGGTTTATACACTAGTTATTCTGTAACAAGTGCAAACACAAAAagtttataacaattaaacaAATGATATATTTGAATGTTTAATTAAAGCATTGTTTTTAAAgcatattaaaaacaataatctCAAAAGTAAACAATTGTAAACATCGATTTTTTGACGTATTGAAAAACTTGCCATTAatgctattaaaaaatattatcaagttttttttataaattttaatctcgtgattgtaatttattagtaattatttatgaaaaatattcactaTGAAATGGTTTAATGATCGTAAatttaaaatgagataaaatatGCAGCAATACGATTgagatatttgtatattaattttaattaatgggattattatatattaaactacATAATATAcagtttataaattaaatttataaattacatatgtgtacgtaACCAATAAAAACTTTCCAATTGATTGTTGCAGTTGATATTTGAAAGATGGTAATCGTGAGTAGTGGTATTTTTAAGTATTCTTAACTGAAGCTTCGGTGTGTCGAATCGTGAATTTATTGTTGTCCAATTTAGCacgaaaattacatttttgaCAATTTTTATGCATTTAAAGTTTGAGAAAAAATTCAGTCAcgttgttttatttcattttattttattttttaactttgtcctcttatttctaattattacgAATGGTTTAGAAGTTTGTGTAGATTATCTGACGATTGTGCTTGTTCTTTGCATGCAGGGTGTCTATTCACGGCGATTCCATAGCAAATGGACATTTGCATATTGCAGTTATGTGCTTCCATTGTGAAAACATAATTGTTTTATG from Vespula pensylvanica isolate Volc-1 chromosome 12, ASM1446617v1, whole genome shotgun sequence includes:
- the LOC122633450 gene encoding protein phosphatase 1 regulatory subunit 7-like isoform X2, whose protein sequence is MANNEDRSEGSVEMEQQDDDAEAEETEKILIIDPDSEELDFNHSRLTKLENLEPLTKTRKLCFTWNLIKKIENLDTLSTLVELELRDNQITIIENLDALVNLELLDLSFNRIKKIEGLNNLLNLRKLFLSSNKIIYIENLAHLKNLTTLELGDNKIREIVNLDDLTNLINLFLGKNKISKIQNLESLQSLQLLSLQSNRITKIENLGELTKLDQLYLSENGIIYIEGLENCPNLTTLDLTNNKIKKIENIQHLQNLEEFWVNNNEIEDWVTVESLVANKKLQTVYLEKNPVSKDSNYRRKIKLLLPWLVQLDATLCR
- the LOC122633444 gene encoding D-glucuronyl C5-epimerase B; the encoded protein is MMMRMNYKTILLTLIVAVASSLLTSWNNCGYPFFLRPPDWKYQFQHKEKVNNEPGYQEIDCSINGDYSIGCRKEGDEVYIPFSFIHKYFEIYGKLATYDGLERFEWLHSYSKIVTPKGKYDPRGVFMTFENYNVEVRERVKCVSGSDGVPISTQWESQGYYYPTQIAQFGLSHYSKNLTEPEPYRKLIEDSDKVKQEWSVPQGCVISRIYDKQVNSYVMKFATPETSTSGISLKLDHVLDLVLKWDLNIKDNGSITVALQSREKKDTYYLHYTANNVMLYTYKNHIYYGIGQINHQWRRFTRDLVIDLQKGLYLNDKSKKKLSRSKLKIVKIMLYGSGMIDNITLSTSEHMEQFYDAAKWFVANQNITSGGWPNPVRRKVSTGMATLEPGWYSSMGQGHAISVLARAYYHSREEKYLQAAVRGLRPFKLSSSKGGVAALFLGKYIWYEEYPTTPPSFILNGFIYSLIGLYDLKSIATNKDAYEASRLFNQGMISLKNMLTLYDTGSGTTYDLRHFTLKIAPNLARWDYHSTHVNQLLLLNTIDNDPLFTATAERWIGYMNGKKAAHN
- the LOC122633451 gene encoding serine/threonine-protein phosphatase 2A catalytic subunit alpha isoform; amino-acid sequence: MEEKASLKELDQWIEQLNDCKQLTESQVKTLCDKAKEILAKESNVQEVKCPVTVCGDVHGQFHDLMELFRIGGKSPDTNYLFMGDYVDRGYYSVETVTLLVALKVRYRERITILRGNHESRQITQVYGFYDECLRKYGNANVWKFFTDLFDYLPLTALVDGQIFCLHGGLSPSIDTLDHIRALDRLQEVPHEGPMCDLLWSDPDDRGGWGISPRGAGYTFGQDISETFNHSNGLTLVSRAHQLVMEGYNWCHDRNVVTIFSAPNYCYRCGNQAAIMELDDALKYSFLQFDPAPRRGEPHVTRRTPDYFL
- the LOC122633450 gene encoding protein phosphatase 1 regulatory subunit 7-like isoform X1, with the translated sequence MANNEEDRSEGSVEMEQQDDDAEAEETEKILIIDPDSEELDFNHSRLTKLENLEPLTKTRKLCFTWNLIKKIENLDTLSTLVELELRDNQITIIENLDALVNLELLDLSFNRIKKIEGLNNLLNLRKLFLSSNKIIYIENLAHLKNLTTLELGDNKIREIVNLDDLTNLINLFLGKNKISKIQNLESLQSLQLLSLQSNRITKIENLGELTKLDQLYLSENGIIYIEGLENCPNLTTLDLTNNKIKKIENIQHLQNLEEFWVNNNEIEDWVTVESLVANKKLQTVYLEKNPVSKDSNYRRKIKLLLPWLVQLDATLCR